A stretch of Bradyrhizobium diazoefficiens DNA encodes these proteins:
- a CDS encoding CoA-acylating methylmalonate-semialdehyde dehydrogenase produces the protein MPKQIAHYIGGRRVVGEGTRTSPVFNPATGEQTGSVRLASKNDVDRAVTTASAAFADWSAKTPLRRSRILNRFLRILEERTQELAAVISSEHGKVQSDAAGEIQRGMEVVEFSTGAPQLLKGEITENVGSRVDSYSLRQPLGVVAGITPFNFPAMVPMWMFPVALACGNCFVLKPSERDPSASLLIAEWLKEAGLPDGVFNVVQGDKEAVDGLLEHPDVAAISFVGSTPIAKYIYESAASTGKRCQALGGAKNHMIIMPDADMDQAVDALMGAAYGSAGERCMAISVAVPVGEQTANELVTRLTPRIRGLKIGPGTDPEAEMGPLVTDQHLAKVRKYIDIGVKEGAELVVDGRDFRMQGFERGYFVGGTLFDHVSPDMTIYKEEIFGPVLSVVRTKDYSEAASLINKHEFGNGTAIFTRDGDAAREFAHQIKVGMVGINVPIPVPMAFHSFGGWKASLFGDHHMHGPEGVRFYTRLKTITSRWPTGIRAGADFVMPTMT, from the coding sequence ATGCCCAAGCAAATCGCTCACTATATCGGCGGACGAAGAGTTGTCGGCGAAGGCACGAGAACTTCTCCTGTCTTCAACCCTGCGACGGGCGAGCAAACCGGATCGGTGAGGCTTGCGAGCAAGAACGACGTAGACCGCGCCGTGACGACGGCCTCCGCAGCATTCGCAGACTGGTCGGCTAAGACGCCTCTGCGGCGCTCGCGAATTCTAAACCGGTTCTTGCGAATCCTCGAGGAGCGTACGCAAGAATTGGCCGCCGTGATTTCGTCGGAGCACGGGAAAGTGCAATCGGACGCGGCTGGCGAAATTCAGCGCGGCATGGAAGTCGTGGAGTTCTCGACCGGCGCGCCACAGCTTCTCAAGGGCGAGATTACCGAGAACGTTGGGTCCAGGGTGGACAGTTACTCGCTCCGACAGCCGCTTGGTGTCGTCGCAGGTATCACGCCATTCAATTTTCCTGCCATGGTCCCGATGTGGATGTTTCCGGTCGCCCTTGCTTGTGGCAATTGCTTCGTCCTGAAGCCTTCGGAGCGGGATCCGTCCGCTTCGCTGCTGATCGCGGAGTGGCTGAAGGAGGCTGGATTGCCTGATGGTGTCTTCAACGTGGTCCAAGGAGACAAAGAAGCAGTCGACGGTCTCCTGGAGCATCCCGACGTGGCTGCGATCAGCTTCGTGGGGTCTACGCCGATAGCCAAGTATATCTACGAATCGGCTGCTTCAACTGGAAAGCGATGCCAGGCGCTCGGCGGCGCCAAGAACCACATGATAATAATGCCGGATGCCGACATGGATCAGGCAGTCGACGCCTTGATGGGCGCGGCATATGGTTCTGCCGGCGAACGTTGCATGGCGATCTCGGTAGCGGTCCCGGTCGGCGAGCAGACAGCGAATGAACTGGTAACCCGGCTGACGCCCAGAATTCGCGGTCTAAAGATTGGACCTGGCACGGATCCGGAAGCGGAGATGGGTCCTTTGGTGACGGACCAGCACCTTGCGAAGGTTCGCAAGTACATCGACATTGGGGTCAAGGAAGGAGCCGAGCTTGTCGTCGATGGCCGCGACTTCAGGATGCAAGGCTTTGAGCGTGGCTACTTCGTTGGTGGAACGTTGTTCGATCACGTCTCGCCGGACATGACGATCTACAAGGAAGAGATCTTCGGCCCTGTCCTATCGGTGGTGCGGACCAAGGACTATAGCGAGGCCGCGAGCCTGATCAACAAGCACGAGTTTGGCAACGGAACTGCGATCTTCACACGGGACGGAGATGCCGCCAGAGAGTTCGCGCATCAGATCAAGGTAGGGATGGTCGGAATCAATGTTCCAATCCCGGTCCCGATGGCGTTTCATTCCTTCGGCGGTTGGAAGGCGTCGCTCTTCGGGGACCATCACATGCACGGGCCGGAAGGTGTGCGCTTTTACACGCGATTGAAGACGATCACATCGCGATGGCCGACTGGAATTCGAGCAGGAGCCGATTTCGTCATGCCAACCATGACGTGA
- a CDS encoding aspartate aminotransferase family protein has translation MSTRVVANMPDLSSYWMPFTANRQFKAAPRLLCSADGMHYTSIDGRRIMDGTAGLWCVNAGHGREKIVRAVERQLTSLDYAPSFQMGHPIAFEFAEKLAALAPKGLDRIFFTGSGSESVDTALKIAIAYQRAIGQGARTRLIGRERGYHGVGFGGISVGGIVNNRRVFPQLSGTDHLRHTHDPVRNSFSRGLPEYGVELADDLEGLVALHGSETIAAVIVEPLAGSTGVLLPPKGYLQRLREICDRHGILLIFDEVITGFGRLGAPFAADYFGVTPDIITTAKALTNGVIPMGAVLASRTIYDGLMQGPESQIELFHGYTYSGHPAGCAAGLAMLEICQAEGLLTRAQEVTGEWQDVVHSLREFPNVIDIRAIGLVAGIELKGRDGAPGDRAYDAFLDCFEKGLLIRTTGDTIALSPPLIVTTAQIDEIVTVLGNSLQTIA, from the coding sequence ATGAGCACGCGTGTCGTCGCCAATATGCCTGACCTGTCGTCCTATTGGATGCCCTTCACCGCAAATCGTCAATTCAAGGCCGCACCGAGGCTTCTCTGCTCGGCAGACGGAATGCACTACACCAGTATCGACGGTCGAAGGATTATGGATGGGACGGCTGGCCTATGGTGCGTAAACGCGGGCCACGGCCGTGAAAAGATAGTTCGCGCGGTCGAACGTCAGTTGACGTCGCTGGACTATGCGCCGTCGTTTCAGATGGGGCATCCGATCGCTTTCGAGTTCGCGGAGAAATTGGCGGCTCTGGCGCCGAAAGGCTTGGATCGCATCTTCTTCACTGGTTCGGGGTCCGAATCTGTCGATACCGCTTTGAAGATCGCCATCGCCTACCAAAGAGCCATCGGCCAGGGCGCGCGGACTAGACTGATTGGCCGCGAGAGAGGCTATCATGGTGTTGGCTTCGGAGGGATCTCGGTTGGCGGCATCGTCAATAACAGACGAGTATTCCCTCAGTTGTCTGGAACCGATCACTTGCGTCACACCCATGACCCTGTGCGCAACAGCTTCTCGAGAGGATTGCCCGAATACGGCGTCGAATTGGCCGACGATCTCGAGGGCCTTGTTGCACTGCATGGGAGTGAGACGATTGCGGCCGTGATCGTCGAGCCGTTGGCTGGATCGACCGGAGTCTTGCTTCCTCCCAAAGGGTACTTGCAGCGGCTCCGTGAGATCTGTGACCGACACGGCATCCTTCTGATCTTCGATGAGGTGATCACGGGTTTTGGCCGCCTCGGAGCTCCCTTCGCGGCAGACTATTTCGGCGTCACGCCGGACATCATTACGACGGCGAAAGCCCTGACGAATGGGGTGATTCCGATGGGCGCCGTGTTGGCGAGCCGAACGATCTACGATGGTCTGATGCAGGGTCCCGAGAGTCAGATCGAGCTGTTCCACGGATATACATATTCGGGACACCCTGCGGGCTGTGCCGCCGGCTTAGCCATGTTGGAAATCTGTCAGGCGGAGGGACTACTCACTCGGGCGCAGGAAGTAACGGGAGAGTGGCAAGATGTTGTTCACAGTCTCCGAGAATTCCCCAACGTGATCGATATTCGAGCGATCGGACTGGTCGCCGGCATCGAATTGAAAGGGAGGGACGGAGCGCCAGGCGATCGCGCCTACGACGCCTTCCTCGATTGCTTCGAGAAGGGGCTGTTGATTCGGACCACCGGCGACACAATCGCGTTGTCGCCGCCGCTGATTGTCACCACGGCTCAAATCGATGAAATCGTGACCGTTCTCGGCAACTCGCTTCAAACAATCGCTTAG